The proteins below come from a single Verrucomicrobiia bacterium genomic window:
- a CDS encoding alkaline phosphatase family protein — MQRLAVINLVGLTSRLLQSGHLPRLFRWGQRGWQALIQPAFPAVTCTAQANYLTGCLPAQHGIVGNGWYQRELAEVHFWKQSNHLVTAPKMWERLRQQHPGFTCAKLFWWFNMYSSADWSITPRPMYPADGRKIFDIYTWPYELKPQLKRDLGEFPFPTFWGPAAGVPSPQGPPDAASRWIAAAAQWIERQFQPHLHLIYLPHLDYNLQRHGPEAAVVQEDLRRVDEIAGELLDFFAGRGVACVVLSEYGLVPVEQPVHVNRVLRQEGWLVVKEELGRELLDAGACRAFAVADHQVAHIYVKNAGDISVVRRLLEKTPGVAQVLGPEELAACGLRHPRAGDLVAVAAARAWFTYYYWLDDARAPDFARTVDIHRKPGYDPVELFLNPALRFPRLKIGWRLLQKKLGFRMLMDVIPLEASLVRGSHGAIPAMEADYPVLLAPHPWREGPASLASTEVAAALADYCR, encoded by the coding sequence GCAGGCGCTCATCCAACCGGCCTTCCCGGCGGTGACGTGCACCGCGCAGGCCAATTATCTCACCGGCTGCCTGCCCGCCCAACATGGCATTGTGGGCAATGGGTGGTATCAGCGCGAGCTGGCCGAGGTGCATTTCTGGAAGCAATCCAATCATCTGGTCACCGCCCCCAAAATGTGGGAGCGCCTGCGCCAGCAGCACCCGGGCTTCACCTGCGCCAAGCTGTTTTGGTGGTTCAACATGTATTCCAGCGCCGACTGGAGCATCACGCCCCGCCCCATGTATCCCGCCGACGGCCGCAAGATTTTCGACATCTACACCTGGCCGTATGAGTTGAAGCCCCAGCTCAAGCGGGATTTGGGCGAGTTCCCGTTTCCCACCTTCTGGGGGCCGGCCGCCGGGGTGCCATCCCCGCAGGGGCCGCCTGACGCGGCCAGCCGGTGGATTGCCGCCGCAGCGCAATGGATCGAGCGCCAGTTTCAACCGCATCTGCATCTGATTTACCTGCCCCACCTGGATTACAATTTGCAGCGCCACGGCCCGGAGGCGGCCGTGGTACAGGAGGACTTGCGGCGGGTGGATGAAATTGCGGGCGAGCTGCTGGATTTCTTTGCCGGACGGGGGGTTGCCTGTGTGGTGCTCTCGGAGTACGGCCTGGTGCCGGTGGAGCAACCGGTGCATGTGAATCGCGTGCTGCGGCAGGAGGGCTGGCTGGTGGTGAAAGAGGAGCTGGGGCGGGAGCTGCTCGACGCCGGGGCCTGCCGGGCGTTTGCCGTGGCCGATCATCAGGTGGCGCATATTTATGTGAAAAATGCCGGCGACATTTCCGTCGTGCGGCGGCTCCTGGAAAAGACGCCCGGGGTGGCGCAGGTGCTGGGGCCGGAGGAGCTGGCTGCCTGCGGCCTGCGGCATCCCCGCGCCGGCGATCTGGTGGCGGTGGCGGCGGCGCGCGCGTGGTTCACATATTATTACTGGCTCGACGACGCCCGCGCGCCGGACTTTGCGCGGACGGTGGATATTCACCGCAAGCCCGGTTATGACCCGGTGGAATTATTCCTGAATCCCGCCCTGCGTTTTCCCCGGCTTAAAATCGGCTGGCGGCTGTTGCAAAAAAAGCTGGGCTTCCGGATGCTCATGGATGTGATACCACTGGAAGCCTCGCTGGTCCGAGGCTCGCATGGCGCCATTCCGGCGATGGAAGCAGATTATCCGGTGTTGCTGGCGCCGCATCCATGGCGTGAGGGGCCGGCGTCGCTGGCATCCACCGAGGTGGCGGCCGCCCTGGCGGATTATTGCCGCTAG